The following proteins are co-located in the Macadamia integrifolia cultivar HAES 741 chromosome 3, SCU_Mint_v3, whole genome shotgun sequence genome:
- the LOC122073642 gene encoding probable disease resistance protein At5g66900 isoform X2, with protein sequence MAESIILGTIAKQVLPAILQATYQIVSFREDVEQLQNTLEQLVPLFKEGKQVDLELTDQKRKGLEKFEKKLLEGEELVKKCCKISAPNIFQKYRYSRKISSLNKTIRSFCGLELQVESWRDNKLLRSDVQQMRMMVEGLTQQQGQGQGQIVGVGTLGNEGLLAVPKIPDRVVGFGMALRDLKNELFKENVTVLGLCAPGGCGKSTLAAMLCQDEEVRGKFKEIFFVNVPTTPTATYEILQTLLEKIGGGVLPSSWSEENAMKQFHYHLERKPEQLLLVLDDVWDKSVIEKFFSRTKGFKMLVTSREEFQVYNTEYHSKYHLEKLSHQDSMNLFRQTALSQDRNVGFEPEEDLLNQIVRCCDGFPLAITVIAKSLYQQHPVIWENMAKKLSKGSCILDFDENLRERLSASLDSLEKTVLDCFLDLSSFPEDKRIPASALINIWCELYELDDENEAFVILLELASRNLVNLVGSRKMTTGIVASFNDLFVTQHDLLRDLVIYQSRQRLIMYKREKGILESGRKQENHYFNPRLVYLGTGEMFVESWNDLQLPEVEVLILNFSASNYSLPPFMEKMRKLKVVIVVNRGRTCAKLSNLISLRELANVKRIRLEKVLIPSLHEFTLPLMNLQQVSLVMCDFDHALMQSTINVSYELPNLVEINIDYCHDIVELPPWICDIINLRTLSITSCDKLSALPERIGDITDLDLLRLHACTGLSSLPDSIKGLQKLRFLDISDCCDLNMLPDGIGELHCLKKLDMRGCNKLSELPPSAMNLVHLKEVICDQDTASLWEPRSSSLKINVPENDNNLDWLGVIFDN encoded by the exons ATGGCGGAGTCAATCATCTTGGGTACGATAGCTAAACAGGTGTTGCCTGCAATATTACAAGCGACGTATCAGATCGTCAGTTTCAGGGAAGACGTTGAACAGCTCCAAAATACTCTAGAACAATTGGTTCCACTTTTTAAAGAAGGGAAGCAAGTGGATTTAGAGTTGACCGATCAGAAGCGGAAGGGTCTCGAGAAATTTGAAAAGAAGTTGTTGGAAGGAGAAGAGCTGGTCAAGAAGTGCTGCAAGATATCGGCTCCGAACATCTTCCAGAAATACCGTTACTCCAGGAAGATCTCCTCTTTGAATAAAACTATTCGTAGCTTCTGCGGGTTGGAGTTGCAGGTCGAAAGCTGGCGCGATAACAAATTGCTTCGGTCCGATGTCCAACAAATGCGAATGATGGTGGAAGGATTGACTCAGCAGCAGGGACAGGGTCAGGGACAGATTGTGGGAGTGGGTACCCTGGGTAATGAGGGTTTGCTTGCGGTTCCTAAAATTCCAGATCGTGTTGTTGGATTTGGTATGGCTCTcagagatttgaagaatgaattgttcAAAGAAAATGTGACAGTGCTTGGACTATGTGCTCCTGGGGGATGTGGGAAGTCGACATTAGCTGCCATGCTTTGCCAAGACGAAGAAGTTAGAG GAAAATTCAAGGAAATATTCTTTGTAAATGTTCCAACGACACCCACAGCCACCTATGAGATCCTACAGACACTACTTGAAAAGATTGGTGGTGGGGTGCTTCCGTCTAGCTGGAGTGAAGAAAATGCAATGAAGCAATTTCATTACCATCTGGAGAGAAAGCCAGAGCAACTACTGTTGGTTCTAGATGATGTTTGGGACAAATCAGTAATTGAGAAGTTTTTCTCTAGAACAAAAGGATTTAAGATGCTGGTTACATCAAGAGAAGAATTCCAAGTATATAATACTGAATATCATTCTAAATATCATTTGGAAAAACTCAGTCACCAAGATTCCATGAATCTCTTTCGTCAAACAGCATTGTCTCAAGATAGGAATGTGGGCTTTGAGCCAGAGGAGGATCTTCTAAATCAG ATAGTAAGATGCTGCGATGGTTTCCCACTCGCTATAACGGTGATTGCCAAATCACTGTATCAGCAGCACCCAGTGATATGGGAAAACATGGCTAAGAAACTATCAAAAGGTTCCTGCATTCTTGATTTTGATGAAAATTTGCGGGAACGTCTTTCAGCAAGCTTGGATTCCTTGGAAAAAACAGTTCTAGACTGTTTCTTGGACTTGAGTTCCTTTCCTGAAGACAAAAGGATCCCTGCATCTGCTCTGATCAATATTTGGTGTGAGCTCTATGAACTAGATGATGAAAATGAGGCCTTtgtcattcttctcgaacttgCCTCTCGAAATCTTGTTAATTTGGTTGGAAGCAg GAAAATGACCACGGGGATTGTTGCTAGCTTCAATGATCTATTTGTTACTCAGCATGATCTGCTGAGAGACCTGGTTATCTACCAGAGCCGGCAGCGACTTATCAtgtacaaaagagaaaaaggcaTTCTTGAGAGCGGGAGAAAACAAGAGAACCACTATTTCAATCCCCGTCTTGTTTATCTTGGCACAG GTGAAATGTTTGTAGAAAGCTGGAATGACTTGCAACTTCCCGAAGTTGAGGTGTTGATTCTGAATTTCTCTGCAAGTAACTACTCTTTACCCCCATTCATGGAAAAGATGAGGAAGCTAAAGGTTGTTATCGTTGTAAACCGTGGACGGACCTGTGCCAAGCTGAGCAATTTGATATCACTTAGGGAATTGGCTAATGTAAAGAGGATCAGGTTAGAGAAAGTCTTGattccttcccttcatgaatTCACATTGCCATTGATGAATTTGCAGCAGGTATCGTTAGTTATGTGTGATTTTGACCATGCTTTGATGCAATCCACCATCAATGTCTCCTACGAGTTACCTAATCTTGTTGAGATCAACATCGATTACTGCCATGATATAGTGGAATTGCCTCCGTGGATCTGCGATATCATTAATTTACGGACACTCAGCATTACTAGCTGTGATAAGTTATCTGCACTACCTGAGAgaattggagatataacagaTTTAGACTTGTTAAGGTTGCATGCTTGTACTGGATTATCTTCTTTGCCAGACTCAATAAAAGGACTTCAGAAGCTGAGGTTCCTTGATATATCCGACTGTTGCGACTTAAACATGCTGCCTGATGGGATAGGTGAGTTACATTGTTTGAAGAAGCTTGACATGAGAGGTTGCAATAAGTTGAGTGAATTGCCACCTTCAGCCATGAATCTTGTTCATTTAAAGGAAGTGATATGTGATCAAGACACAGCTAGTCTTTGGGAACCTCGATCATCAAGTCTAAAAATAAATGTACCTGAAAATGACAACAACTTGGATTGGCTTGGGGTGATATTTGACAACTAA
- the LOC122073642 gene encoding probable disease resistance protein At5g66900 isoform X1, which translates to MLIFKQKMAESIILGTIAKQVLPAILQATYQIVSFREDVEQLQNTLEQLVPLFKEGKQVDLELTDQKRKGLEKFEKKLLEGEELVKKCCKISAPNIFQKYRYSRKISSLNKTIRSFCGLELQVESWRDNKLLRSDVQQMRMMVEGLTQQQGQGQGQIVGVGTLGNEGLLAVPKIPDRVVGFGMALRDLKNELFKENVTVLGLCAPGGCGKSTLAAMLCQDEEVRGKFKEIFFVNVPTTPTATYEILQTLLEKIGGGVLPSSWSEENAMKQFHYHLERKPEQLLLVLDDVWDKSVIEKFFSRTKGFKMLVTSREEFQVYNTEYHSKYHLEKLSHQDSMNLFRQTALSQDRNVGFEPEEDLLNQIVRCCDGFPLAITVIAKSLYQQHPVIWENMAKKLSKGSCILDFDENLRERLSASLDSLEKTVLDCFLDLSSFPEDKRIPASALINIWCELYELDDENEAFVILLELASRNLVNLVGSRKMTTGIVASFNDLFVTQHDLLRDLVIYQSRQRLIMYKREKGILESGRKQENHYFNPRLVYLGTGEMFVESWNDLQLPEVEVLILNFSASNYSLPPFMEKMRKLKVVIVVNRGRTCAKLSNLISLRELANVKRIRLEKVLIPSLHEFTLPLMNLQQVSLVMCDFDHALMQSTINVSYELPNLVEINIDYCHDIVELPPWICDIINLRTLSITSCDKLSALPERIGDITDLDLLRLHACTGLSSLPDSIKGLQKLRFLDISDCCDLNMLPDGIGELHCLKKLDMRGCNKLSELPPSAMNLVHLKEVICDQDTASLWEPRSSSLKINVPENDNNLDWLGVIFDN; encoded by the exons ATGTTGATCTT TAAACAGAAGATGGCGGAGTCAATCATCTTGGGTACGATAGCTAAACAGGTGTTGCCTGCAATATTACAAGCGACGTATCAGATCGTCAGTTTCAGGGAAGACGTTGAACAGCTCCAAAATACTCTAGAACAATTGGTTCCACTTTTTAAAGAAGGGAAGCAAGTGGATTTAGAGTTGACCGATCAGAAGCGGAAGGGTCTCGAGAAATTTGAAAAGAAGTTGTTGGAAGGAGAAGAGCTGGTCAAGAAGTGCTGCAAGATATCGGCTCCGAACATCTTCCAGAAATACCGTTACTCCAGGAAGATCTCCTCTTTGAATAAAACTATTCGTAGCTTCTGCGGGTTGGAGTTGCAGGTCGAAAGCTGGCGCGATAACAAATTGCTTCGGTCCGATGTCCAACAAATGCGAATGATGGTGGAAGGATTGACTCAGCAGCAGGGACAGGGTCAGGGACAGATTGTGGGAGTGGGTACCCTGGGTAATGAGGGTTTGCTTGCGGTTCCTAAAATTCCAGATCGTGTTGTTGGATTTGGTATGGCTCTcagagatttgaagaatgaattgttcAAAGAAAATGTGACAGTGCTTGGACTATGTGCTCCTGGGGGATGTGGGAAGTCGACATTAGCTGCCATGCTTTGCCAAGACGAAGAAGTTAGAG GAAAATTCAAGGAAATATTCTTTGTAAATGTTCCAACGACACCCACAGCCACCTATGAGATCCTACAGACACTACTTGAAAAGATTGGTGGTGGGGTGCTTCCGTCTAGCTGGAGTGAAGAAAATGCAATGAAGCAATTTCATTACCATCTGGAGAGAAAGCCAGAGCAACTACTGTTGGTTCTAGATGATGTTTGGGACAAATCAGTAATTGAGAAGTTTTTCTCTAGAACAAAAGGATTTAAGATGCTGGTTACATCAAGAGAAGAATTCCAAGTATATAATACTGAATATCATTCTAAATATCATTTGGAAAAACTCAGTCACCAAGATTCCATGAATCTCTTTCGTCAAACAGCATTGTCTCAAGATAGGAATGTGGGCTTTGAGCCAGAGGAGGATCTTCTAAATCAG ATAGTAAGATGCTGCGATGGTTTCCCACTCGCTATAACGGTGATTGCCAAATCACTGTATCAGCAGCACCCAGTGATATGGGAAAACATGGCTAAGAAACTATCAAAAGGTTCCTGCATTCTTGATTTTGATGAAAATTTGCGGGAACGTCTTTCAGCAAGCTTGGATTCCTTGGAAAAAACAGTTCTAGACTGTTTCTTGGACTTGAGTTCCTTTCCTGAAGACAAAAGGATCCCTGCATCTGCTCTGATCAATATTTGGTGTGAGCTCTATGAACTAGATGATGAAAATGAGGCCTTtgtcattcttctcgaacttgCCTCTCGAAATCTTGTTAATTTGGTTGGAAGCAg GAAAATGACCACGGGGATTGTTGCTAGCTTCAATGATCTATTTGTTACTCAGCATGATCTGCTGAGAGACCTGGTTATCTACCAGAGCCGGCAGCGACTTATCAtgtacaaaagagaaaaaggcaTTCTTGAGAGCGGGAGAAAACAAGAGAACCACTATTTCAATCCCCGTCTTGTTTATCTTGGCACAG GTGAAATGTTTGTAGAAAGCTGGAATGACTTGCAACTTCCCGAAGTTGAGGTGTTGATTCTGAATTTCTCTGCAAGTAACTACTCTTTACCCCCATTCATGGAAAAGATGAGGAAGCTAAAGGTTGTTATCGTTGTAAACCGTGGACGGACCTGTGCCAAGCTGAGCAATTTGATATCACTTAGGGAATTGGCTAATGTAAAGAGGATCAGGTTAGAGAAAGTCTTGattccttcccttcatgaatTCACATTGCCATTGATGAATTTGCAGCAGGTATCGTTAGTTATGTGTGATTTTGACCATGCTTTGATGCAATCCACCATCAATGTCTCCTACGAGTTACCTAATCTTGTTGAGATCAACATCGATTACTGCCATGATATAGTGGAATTGCCTCCGTGGATCTGCGATATCATTAATTTACGGACACTCAGCATTACTAGCTGTGATAAGTTATCTGCACTACCTGAGAgaattggagatataacagaTTTAGACTTGTTAAGGTTGCATGCTTGTACTGGATTATCTTCTTTGCCAGACTCAATAAAAGGACTTCAGAAGCTGAGGTTCCTTGATATATCCGACTGTTGCGACTTAAACATGCTGCCTGATGGGATAGGTGAGTTACATTGTTTGAAGAAGCTTGACATGAGAGGTTGCAATAAGTTGAGTGAATTGCCACCTTCAGCCATGAATCTTGTTCATTTAAAGGAAGTGATATGTGATCAAGACACAGCTAGTCTTTGGGAACCTCGATCATCAAGTCTAAAAATAAATGTACCTGAAAATGACAACAACTTGGATTGGCTTGGGGTGATATTTGACAACTAA